A genomic window from Anopheles ziemanni chromosome X, idAnoZiCoDA_A2_x.2, whole genome shotgun sequence includes:
- the LOC131291379 gene encoding uncharacterized protein LOC131291379 — protein MSSGSVLLVTVLLIGYIYWSLAQPTNIFDIRCELKKPVKNPHSVCTHGVFIDPCGMEECIRGPGELCGTTTYEIVKYGQCDHDLLCCNNRCRGCTAQGVCFDEPCHPPKQHGIQHRSDPYMPRRHPNPLFELFDYYGGE, from the exons ATGTCCTCCGGAAGCGTGCTTCTAGTAACAGTGCTGCTGATAGGATACATCTATTGGAGCCTTGCGCAACC AACCAACATATTTGACATCCGTTGCGAGCTAAAGAAGCCGGTTAAGAACCCACATAGCGTGTGTACCCACGGAGTTTTCATAGATCCGTGTGGCATGGAGGAATGCATACGT GGCCCTGGAGAACTGTGCGGGACCACGACGTATGAGATAGTGAAATACGGCCAGTGCGACCACGATCTGCTGTGCTGCAACAACCGCTGCAGAGGCTGCACCGCCCAAGGAGTCTGCTTCGACGAGCCGTGTCATCCGCCGAAACAGCACGGCATACAGCACCGCTCCGACCCCTACATGCCGCGGCGACACCCGAACCCACTTTTCGAGTTGTTCGACTATTACGGTGGCGAGTAA
- the LOC131290882 gene encoding large ribosomal subunit protein mL40-like yields MWIIPILSRFSSQLGRTRALHTSSGLLFRCTPTLCAEPLKKKKKLDPQIIKQREERRRKRLEKQIRRLEKNARQLKPIEELETPMELIDEQGKRRRASSKLSPELIETRALLEKQWAKFKMQEKLADYQLFDRIVTAQTKALNELKLESEDLYQQAIQPDSALVPFGAEGPVATPPIKNYEQPDGEYIDVSKKWE; encoded by the exons ATGTGGATCATTCCTATTTTAAGCCG ATTTTCATCACAGCTGGGCCGTACCAGGGCGTTACACACCAGTAGCGGGCTCCTCTTTCGGTGTACACCGACCCTCTGTGCAGAACcattgaaaaagaagaaaaaactcgATCCACAGATTATCAAACAGCGGGAAGAGCGCAGAAGAAAACggctggaaaaacaaataagacGGTTGGAAAAGAATGCTCGTCAGCTGAAACCAATTGAGGAGCTGGAAACTCCGATGGAACTTATCGATGAGCAGGG GAAACGAAGGCGTGCCTCGTCTAAGCTATCGCCCGAGCTTATCGAGACACGTGCATTGCTGGAGAAGCAATGGGCCAAGTTCAAGATGCAGGAGAAACTAGCTGACTATCAGCTGTTCGACCGAATTGTGACCGCTCAGACGAAGGCATTGAACGAATTGAAGCTCGAGTCCGAGGATTTGTATCAGCAAGCCATTCAGCCTGACTCAGCGTTGGTCCCATTTGGTGCGGAGGGACCGGTGGCAACACCTCCAATCAAAAACTACGAGCAACCGGATGGCGAATACATTGATGTGTCGAAAAAATGGGAGTAA
- the LOC131290845 gene encoding cytochrome c oxidase subunit 7A, mitochondrial, producing the protein MSYQNVARLVLQNSRQFSRTAPASSGEVAEGYKQLKHIQEKFQKPDGKPVFLKGGPMDNALFGVTMALSLVGLAGIGKLFYELSYPKKDE; encoded by the exons ATGAGCTACCAA AACGTTGCCCGCTTGGTGCTGCAGAACAGCCGCCAGTTCTCCCGTACCGCTCCTGCCTCGTCCGGCGAGGTGGCCGAAGGCTACAAGCAGCTGAAACACATCCAGGAGAAATTCCAG AAACCCGATGGCAAGCCCGTGTTCCTGAAGGGAGGCCCAATGGATAACGCGCTGTTCGGTGTGACCATGGCGCTGAGTCTCGTTGGATTGGCCGGAATCGGAAAGCTTTTCTACGAACTGAGCTACCCCAAGAAGGACGAATAG
- the LOC131291380 gene encoding uncharacterized protein LOC131291380 — translation MSSGSVLLVTVLLIGYIYWSLAQPTNIFEIRCKLKKPVKNPHSVCTHGVFIDPCGMEECIRGPGELCGTTTYEIVKYGQCDHDLLCCNNRCRGCTAQGVCFDEPCHPPKQHGIQHRSDPYMPRRHPNPLFELFDYYGGE, via the exons ATGTCCTCCGGAAGCGTGCTTCTAGTAACAGTGCTGCTGATAGGATACATCTATTGGAGCCTTGCGCAACC AACCAACATATTTGAAATCCGTTGCAAGCTAAAGAAGCCGGTTAAGAACCCACATAGCGTGTGTACCCACGGAGTTTTCATAGATCCGTGTGGCATGGAGGAATGCATACGT GGCCCTGGAGAACTGTGCGGGACCACGACGTATGAGATAGTGAAATACGGCCAGTGCGACCACGATCTGCTGTGCTGCAACAACCGCTGCAGAGGCTGCACCGCCCAAGGAGTCTGCTTCGACGAGCCGTGTCATCCGCCGAAACAGCACGGCATACAGCACCGCTCCGACCCCTACATGCCGCGGCGACACCCGAACCCACTTTTCGAGTTGTTCGACTATTACGGTGGCGAGTAA
- the LOC131291181 gene encoding uncharacterized protein LOC131291181, producing MSSGSVLLVTVLLIGYIYWSLAQPTNIFEIRCKLKKPVKNPHSVCTHGVFIDPCGMEECIRGPGELCGTTKYDIVLYGQCDHDLLCCNSRCRGCTAQGVCFDEPCHPPKQHGIQHRSDPYMPRRHPNPLFELFDYYGGE from the exons ATGTCCTCCGGAAGCGTGCTTCTAGTAACAGTGCTGCTGATAGGATACATCTATTGGAGCCTTGCGCAACC AACCAACATATTTGAAATCCGTTGCAAGCTAAAGAAGCCGGTTAAGAACCCACATAGCGTGTGTACCCACGGAGTTTTCATAGATCCGTGTGGCATGGAGGAATGCATACGT GGCCCAGGAGAACTGTGCGGGACCACGAAGTATGACATAGTGCTATACGGCCAGTGCGACCACGATCTGCTGTGCTGCAACAGCCGCTGCAGAGGCTGCACCGCCCAAGGAGTCTGCTTCGACGAGCCGTGTCATCCGCCGAAACAGCACGGCATACAGCACCGCTCCGACCCCTACATGCCGCGGCGACACCCGAACCCACTTTTCGAGTTGTTCGACTATTACGGTGGCGAGTAA
- the LOC131291378 gene encoding uncharacterized protein LOC131291378 — protein MSSGSVLLVTVLLIGYIYWSLAQPTNIFDIRCELKKPVKNPHSVCTHGVFIDPCGMEECIRGPGELCGTTTYEIVKYGQCDHDLLCCNNRCRGCTAQGVCFDEPCHPPKQHGIQHRSDPYMPRRHPNPLFELFDYYGGE, from the exons ATGTCCTCCGGAAGCGTGCTTCTAGTAACAGTACTGCTGATAGGATACATCTATTGGAGCCTTGCCCAACC AACCAACATATTTGACATCCGTTGCGAGCTAAAGAAGCCGGTTAAGAACCCACATAGCGTGTGTACCCACGGAGTTTTCATAGATCCGTGTGGCATGGAGGAATGCATACGT GGCCCTGGAGAACTGTGCGGGACCACGACGTATGAGATAGTGAAATACGGCCAGTGCGACCACGATCTGCTGTGCTGCAACAACCGCTGCAGAGGCTGCACCGCCCAAGGAGTCTGCTTCGACGAGCCGTGTCATCCGCCGAAACAGCACGGCATACAGCACCGCTCCGACCCCTACATGCCGCGGCGACACCCGAACCCACTTTTCGAGTTGTTCGACTATTACGGTGGCGAGTAA